One genomic segment of Myotis daubentonii chromosome 14, mMyoDau2.1, whole genome shotgun sequence includes these proteins:
- the METTL6 gene encoding tRNA N(3)-methylcytidine methyltransferase METTL6, whose protein sequence is MASLQRKGLPARILSSEEEEKLKRDQTLVSDFKQQKLEKEAQKNWDLFYKRNSTNFFKDRHWTTREFEELRSCREFEDQKLTVLEAGCGVGNCLFPLLEDLNIFAYACDFSPRAVEYVQQNPSYDTERCKVFQCDLTKDDLTEHVPPQSVDVVLLIFVLSAVHPDKMHLVLQNIYKVLKPGKSVLFRDYGLYDHAMLRFKAGSKLGENFYVRQDGTRSYFFTDEFLAQLFTDSGYEEVVNEYVFRETVNKKEGLRVPRVFLQSKFRKSPKSPTPVTLGPGHRS, encoded by the exons ATGGCATCTTTGCAAAGGAAGGGGCTGCCAGCAAGGATCCTCAGCTCCGAAGAAGAGGAGAAACTGAAAAGGGACCAAACTTTGGTGTCtgattttaaacaacaaaaactggAAAAAGAGGCTCAGAAGAACTGGGAtcttttttacaaaagaaatagtACTAATTTCTTCAAAGACAGACACTGGACCACCAGAGAGTTTGAGGAGCTCAGATCATGTAGGGAG TTTGAAGATCAAAAATTGACTGTACTTGAAGCTGGCTGTGGGGTTGGGAACTGTTTATTCCCACTTTTAGAAGATCTGAATATCTTTGCTTATGCCTGTGATTTTTCTCCAAGAGCAGTTGAATATGTCCAG CAAAATCCTTCATATGATACAGAAAGATGCAAGGTATTCCAGTGCGATCTAACTAAAGATGACCTTACGGAGCATGTGCCCCCCCAGTCTGTGGATGTGGTCCTGTTGATATTTGTGCTCTCTGCTGTCCACCCTGACAAGATGCACCTTGTTTTACAAAACATTTACAAG GTATTGAAACCAGGCAAAAGTGTCCTGTTTCGTGACTACGGACTATATGATCACGCCATGCTTAGGTTTAAAGCTGGAAGCAAACTTGGAGAAAACTTTTATGTTAGACAAGATGGAACCAGATCGTATTTTTTTACTGACG AATTCCTGGCTCAGCTCTTTACGGACTCGGGTTATGAAGAAGTGGTGAACGAGTATGTGTTTCGTGAGACGGTGAACAAAAAGGAAGGTCTGCGTGTGCCAAGAGTTTTCCTTCAGAGCAAATTCCGCAAGTCTCCAAAGAGCCCAACTCCTGTGACCCTGGGCCCAGGGCACAGGTCCTGA